A stretch of Paenibacillus sp. URB8-2 DNA encodes these proteins:
- a CDS encoding DUF2642 domain-containing protein, translated as MNLLKDLLGKQVIAMVSGVLQPLEGSLIDFGPDVVIINNGVKYLYIPAAHIRFLMHNTEAVFEPDDIPQSLPSSHETTISLRPLLENSKGIFTEIYITGVHVLHGYIQNILDDYILFYSPVFDTVLVHMKHLKYLIPYPLEVVPYSLEKDKLLTHISAVSTEPNFIQQLEKMEGNFIAMDMVNDPQKVGLLKKVQAPMFELVAPNGESIFALIDHIQTVNYPRK; from the coding sequence ATGAACTTGCTGAAGGATCTATTAGGCAAACAAGTTATTGCAATGGTTTCGGGAGTACTCCAGCCTTTAGAAGGATCCTTGATAGATTTTGGCCCGGATGTTGTTATCATTAATAATGGAGTCAAATACTTGTACATCCCGGCTGCCCACATTAGATTTTTAATGCACAATACAGAAGCTGTCTTCGAACCGGATGATATTCCCCAATCCCTGCCTTCCAGTCATGAAACAACCATCTCACTTCGGCCGCTTTTGGAGAATAGCAAGGGTATTTTCACAGAAATTTATATTACTGGAGTCCATGTACTTCATGGTTATATTCAGAACATACTGGACGATTATATCCTCTTCTATTCTCCTGTTTTTGATACCGTACTCGTTCATATGAAACATCTTAAATATTTGATCCCCTATCCTCTCGAAGTTGTCCCTTACTCTTTGGAGAAAGATAAGCTCCTGACCCATATTTCTGCTGTATCGACAGAACCTAACTTCATTCAGCAGCTTGAAAAAATGGAGGGGAATTTCATTGCGATGGATATGGTTAACGACCCTCAGAAGGTCGGATTATTAAAAAAAGTTCAGGCTCCTATGTTTGAGCTTGTCGCTCCAAATGGTGAAAGTATATTTGCACTGATAGACCATATTCAGACAGTGAACTACCCAAGAAAATAA
- a CDS encoding arsenic transporter, with amino-acid sequence MTFDIGFTSFVFLMTMLAIFWRPGGINEAWPASIGAGLILLTGIVSGNDVADIIHKIGGASVTIMATIIMAVILESFGFFNWAAVRLATMSKGSGYRLYWYIQILCFLMTFLFNNDGSILITTPILILLLKNLRLKPHQMIPYLLSGALIATASSAPIGVSNIVNLIALKIVNMSLFMYTAMMFIPATLGLLFMSFLIFLVVKKKLPETLPAAAYDLEEQFFTTNFHPLKGKISVETKKKRTLFMLKILLFVLAMRCLLFVASFFSIPIEWVAVLGSTCLLSWRWYQLGTNPVDILKKIPWHILVFAFSMYVIIYGLHNTGLTTVLVRICTPIVAQGLLQASLIMGGLVSILSNVFNNHPALMIGTITLTEMKLDPITLKTIYLANIIGSDIGSLLFPIGTLASLIWMHILRQKKIKIKWKDYLHVTLIVVPLTTIVTLFLLYYWVQLIFS; translated from the coding sequence ATGACATTCGACATCGGATTTACTAGCTTTGTTTTCCTTATGACTATGCTAGCTATTTTCTGGAGACCTGGAGGTATAAATGAAGCTTGGCCAGCATCCATTGGGGCCGGACTAATATTACTTACAGGAATCGTTTCTGGTAATGATGTTGCAGATATCATCCATAAAATTGGAGGGGCGTCTGTTACCATTATGGCGACGATTATCATGGCGGTCATCTTGGAAAGTTTCGGATTTTTCAACTGGGCCGCTGTAAGGCTAGCCACTATGTCTAAAGGCTCCGGCTATCGCTTATATTGGTACATTCAAATATTATGCTTTTTAATGACCTTTTTATTTAATAATGACGGAAGCATCCTGATTACAACCCCCATATTAATATTATTGCTAAAAAATCTGCGGCTAAAACCACATCAAATGATTCCGTATCTATTAAGCGGAGCTTTAATCGCAACAGCTTCCAGTGCTCCTATCGGGGTAAGTAATATTGTTAATTTAATCGCGTTGAAAATTGTTAATATGAGCCTATTTATGTATACAGCAATGATGTTTATACCTGCGACTCTGGGATTATTGTTTATGTCGTTTCTAATATTTCTTGTAGTAAAAAAGAAACTGCCAGAGACATTGCCAGCTGCAGCCTATGACTTAGAGGAACAATTTTTCACTACAAATTTCCATCCGTTAAAGGGGAAAATTTCCGTAGAAACCAAGAAGAAACGAACCCTTTTTATGTTGAAAATATTACTGTTTGTTTTAGCAATGCGTTGTCTCCTCTTTGTTGCATCTTTCTTCTCCATTCCAATTGAATGGGTTGCCGTATTGGGTTCAACCTGTTTACTTTCATGGAGATGGTACCAACTCGGCACGAATCCTGTCGATATACTAAAGAAAATACCGTGGCACATTCTGGTCTTCGCCTTCTCTATGTACGTTATTATTTACGGACTTCATAATACCGGACTGACAACAGTACTGGTAAGAATATGTACTCCAATTGTAGCTCAAGGATTACTGCAAGCAAGCTTGATTATGGGCGGATTGGTTTCCATTCTGTCTAACGTTTTTAACAACCATCCCGCTTTGATGATCGGAACCATTACTTTAACAGAAATGAAGCTTGATCCTATCACATTAAAAACCATCTATCTTGCCAATATTATAGGAAGCGACATAGGTTCCTTGCTATTTCCTATTGGAACACTTGCCTCTCTTATTTGGATGCATATCCTTAGACAAAAGAAGATTAAAATTAAATGGAAAGATTATTTACATGTTACGTTGATCGTTGTCCCATTAACAACCATTGTAACCTTGTTTCTATTATACTATTGGGTTCAACTGATTTTTTCTTAA
- a CDS encoding DeoR/GlpR family DNA-binding transcription regulator, whose translation MLTEERCGLIIQRLQEKGVVKIQELMDLLEASESTVRRDLIDLESRNLLKRVHGGACLLPHKSQEPGMDEKTFKNIQPKNIIARLAASELLDGECIYLDAGTTTLAMIPHINAKGVTVVTNGLSHVEALVSKRIPSYLLGGMMKSHTKAVIGSIALQNMDNFRFDKCFLGTNGVDAEWGYTTPDPEEALIKRRAHQLSGKTYVLADSSKFGEVAFAKLFDLYEATVITDAVPEWLRQSIASKTKIIEG comes from the coding sequence ATGCTTACGGAAGAACGCTGCGGATTGATAATACAGCGCTTACAAGAGAAGGGCGTCGTCAAGATACAGGAGCTTATGGATTTGCTCGAAGCTTCGGAATCGACGGTACGGCGGGATTTAATCGATCTTGAGAGCCGTAATTTGCTGAAGAGGGTACATGGCGGAGCATGTTTGCTGCCTCATAAAAGCCAGGAACCCGGCATGGATGAAAAAACATTCAAAAACATTCAGCCCAAAAATATCATCGCCCGGTTGGCCGCCAGCGAACTGCTCGATGGTGAATGTATTTATCTGGATGCGGGAACAACTACGTTAGCCATGATTCCCCACATTAATGCCAAGGGCGTAACCGTCGTGACCAACGGCTTGTCGCATGTCGAAGCACTTGTAAGTAAGCGTATACCGAGTTATCTTCTCGGCGGCATGATGAAGAGCCACACCAAAGCCGTTATCGGAAGCATCGCACTTCAAAACATGGACAATTTTCGTTTCGATAAATGCTTTTTGGGTACAAATGGCGTAGATGCGGAGTGGGGATATACGACACCTGACCCTGAGGAAGCGCTGATTAAGAGACGGGCCCATCAGTTATCCGGCAAAACTTACGTGCTTGCGGACTCCAGCAAATTCGGCGAGGTTGCTTTTGCCAAACTGTTCGATTTGTACGAGGCTACCGTGATCACGGATGCCGTTCCGGAATGGCTTCGCCAATCCATTGCAAGTAAAACCAAAATAATTGAGGGATGA
- the pfkB gene encoding 1-phosphofructokinase, producing MIYTVTLNPSIDYIVEVEDLKLGDLNRMKRDLKLPGGKGINVSRVLDQLGVGNTALGFLGGFTGRYIADKLREDSIQSDFVFVADDTRINIKLKHGDETEINGLGPVIRDEEAQQLLDKLSHLQENDIVILSGSAPPSLGGDFYQKLIQACGQSGAEFVIDTTGKALMDALVHKPLLVKPNHHELAELYGVTIHSVEEIVTYGRKLLEEGAKNVLISMAGEGALLITKNEVYRATVPSGTVKNSVGAGDSMIAGFVGTLFLTGNPIEAFRTGVASGSATAFSDDLATKEEIERLRPQVEIITL from the coding sequence ATGATCTATACTGTGACGCTTAACCCTTCCATCGATTACATCGTGGAGGTTGAAGACCTGAAGCTTGGCGACTTGAACCGGATGAAGCGTGATTTGAAGCTTCCCGGCGGCAAAGGAATTAACGTATCCCGTGTGCTTGACCAGCTTGGGGTAGGGAATACGGCTCTGGGCTTTCTTGGAGGATTTACCGGCAGGTATATCGCGGACAAATTGCGTGAAGACTCGATCCAAAGCGATTTCGTATTCGTGGCGGATGATACCCGTATTAACATCAAGCTTAAACATGGAGACGAGACGGAGATTAACGGACTGGGGCCGGTCATTCGTGACGAGGAAGCCCAGCAGCTGCTGGATAAACTGTCCCATTTGCAGGAGAACGACATTGTCATTTTGTCCGGAAGCGCGCCTCCTTCTCTGGGAGGAGATTTCTATCAGAAGCTGATCCAGGCATGCGGGCAGTCCGGAGCGGAATTCGTCATCGACACCACCGGCAAGGCGCTGATGGACGCGCTGGTTCACAAACCGCTGCTGGTCAAACCGAATCATCATGAACTCGCCGAACTGTACGGTGTTACGATTCACTCTGTGGAAGAGATCGTCACTTACGGCCGCAAGCTCCTGGAAGAGGGCGCAAAGAATGTGCTGATTTCCATGGCAGGCGAGGGAGCTTTGCTTATTACCAAAAATGAGGTGTACCGCGCTACTGTACCGTCCGGGACGGTGAAGAATTCCGTAGGCGCGGGCGATTCGATGATAGCCGGATTTGTCGGCACACTGTTCCTTACGGGAAATCCGATTGAAGCTTTCCGCACGGGAGTCGCGTCGGGAAGCGCTACCGCATTTTCGGATGACCTGGCAACAAAGGAGGAGATCGAGCGGCTGCGTCCGCAGGTTGAGATTATAACCCTTTAA
- a CDS encoding PTS fructose transporter subunit IIABC codes for MKITDLMIKETMVMDLKATTKEAAIDELIASLAESGRINDQVLFKEMILKREGESSTGIGGGIAMPHAKTKAVNEPTVVFAKSAKGVDYDTLDGEPAHLFFMIAAPEGAGNTHLRTLAALSRLLIDAEFIDELKNTRTPDEVTALFDAKQAQQEAAKQAEEAKKAQAEQPSAAGMIVGNPSNLEAFVVAVTACPTGIAHTFMAEDALKKKAKELGINIRVETNGSEGAKNVLTPDEIRRASGVIVAADKQVEMARFDGKPLLQRPVSDGIRKSEELIRKAAAGDAPIYRNDGKAASDAPSAGKTSVGSKIYKDLMNGISHMLPFVVGGGILLAISFLFEQVASVDNPIVKLLQTIGGGDGAFHFLIPILAGFIAMSIGDRPALMPGMVGGFMAASSNAGFLGGLAAGFLAGYIVIGLRKVFAGLPKTLDGLKPILLYPVFGLLVTGAIMFYLFDPVFSWINAGLISGLNNLGTGNAILLGLILGGMMAIDMGGPFNKAAYTFAIGVFTSSGNTNGLMMAAVMAGGMVPPLAIALATTFFKNKFTEDERKSGVTNYVLGLSFITEGAIPFAAADPMRVLTSCILGSAVAGGLTQLWHINIPAPHGGIFVAALANNALLFLLSVAIGSVISALVFGLWKKPLEVKQVEVKAERSIV; via the coding sequence ATGAAAATTACAGATCTGATGATTAAAGAGACCATGGTCATGGACCTGAAAGCTACAACCAAGGAAGCTGCGATCGATGAACTGATTGCCAGCCTTGCCGAAAGCGGCCGCATCAACGATCAAGTGTTGTTTAAGGAAATGATTTTGAAGCGCGAAGGAGAGTCCAGCACCGGTATCGGCGGCGGGATTGCCATGCCACACGCGAAGACCAAAGCGGTCAATGAACCGACTGTCGTATTTGCCAAAAGCGCCAAAGGCGTGGACTACGATACTCTGGACGGAGAGCCGGCGCATCTGTTCTTCATGATCGCCGCTCCTGAAGGCGCGGGCAACACGCACCTGCGTACGCTTGCCGCTCTTTCCCGGCTGCTGATCGATGCCGAATTCATCGACGAGCTGAAGAATACCCGGACACCGGATGAAGTGACGGCGCTCTTCGACGCCAAGCAGGCACAGCAGGAAGCGGCCAAACAAGCGGAAGAGGCCAAAAAAGCCCAAGCCGAACAACCGTCTGCAGCCGGAATGATCGTAGGCAACCCGAGCAACTTGGAAGCGTTTGTAGTCGCAGTTACCGCGTGTCCTACAGGCATTGCCCATACGTTCATGGCCGAAGACGCTCTTAAGAAGAAGGCCAAAGAACTCGGAATCAATATCCGCGTGGAAACCAACGGTTCCGAGGGTGCGAAGAATGTGTTGACTCCCGACGAAATCCGGCGGGCAAGCGGTGTTATCGTAGCCGCCGACAAACAGGTGGAAATGGCCCGCTTTGACGGCAAACCGCTGCTGCAAAGACCGGTAAGCGACGGTATCCGCAAGTCGGAAGAGCTGATCCGCAAAGCGGCGGCCGGTGATGCTCCGATTTACCGCAACGACGGCAAGGCCGCTTCGGATGCGCCATCCGCGGGCAAGACCAGCGTCGGCAGCAAGATTTATAAAGATTTGATGAACGGCATCTCCCACATGCTGCCGTTTGTAGTCGGCGGAGGCATTTTGCTCGCAATCTCTTTCTTGTTTGAGCAAGTTGCAAGCGTAGATAATCCGATTGTCAAGCTTCTGCAGACCATCGGCGGCGGTGACGGAGCGTTCCACTTCCTGATTCCGATCCTGGCCGGCTTCATCGCAATGAGCATCGGTGACCGCCCGGCGCTGATGCCAGGTATGGTCGGCGGCTTTATGGCCGCAAGTTCCAATGCCGGTTTCCTTGGCGGTCTTGCCGCCGGTTTCCTGGCCGGTTATATCGTTATCGGCCTGCGCAAAGTGTTCGCCGGTCTGCCTAAGACGCTCGACGGTCTCAAACCGATTCTGCTGTACCCGGTATTCGGTCTTCTCGTTACCGGCGCCATTATGTTCTACCTGTTCGATCCGGTCTTTAGCTGGATCAATGCAGGTCTTATCAGCGGTCTGAACAACCTCGGAACCGGCAACGCCATTCTGCTTGGGCTGATTCTCGGCGGAATGATGGCAATTGACATGGGCGGTCCCTTCAATAAAGCGGCTTACACGTTTGCTATTGGCGTCTTCACATCCAGCGGCAATACGAACGGTCTGATGATGGCGGCTGTTATGGCCGGCGGTATGGTTCCTCCGCTTGCGATCGCATTGGCAACCACGTTCTTCAAGAATAAATTCACGGAAGATGAGCGCAAATCCGGTGTCACGAACTATGTGCTTGGCCTGTCCTTCATTACCGAGGGCGCAATCCCGTTTGCGGCTGCTGACCCAATGCGCGTTCTGACTTCCTGTATCCTGGGTTCGGCTGTTGCCGGAGGATTGACTCAGCTGTGGCATATTAATATTCCGGCTCCGCACGGCGGCATTTTTGTAGCGGCGCTTGCAAACAACGCCCTGCTGTTCCTGCTGTCGGTTGCGATCGGTTCGGTTATCTCCGCTCTGGTGTTCGGATTGTGGAAGAAACCGCTCGAAGTGAAGCAAGTCGAAGTAAAAGCTGAACGCTCTATCGTTTAA
- a CDS encoding CGNR zinc finger domain-containing protein, producing the protein MLWDDFINSYWRDWRTGDKTKDRDRLEDSEWLTSWLSAHGLPAIPDPDSAQLHELKKLRGCLFDAVREIVDGKEPALLPERLNPYMAAGPVMRRAATDEEGRIKVALLPLRADWEQVMAEIAASFASALAEKEESRFRICDNPDCLWVYYDDTRNRSKRYCDDKACGNLMKVRRFRARKKAEQ; encoded by the coding sequence ATGCTGTGGGATGATTTTATTAACAGCTACTGGCGGGATTGGAGAACCGGAGACAAGACCAAAGACCGGGACCGTCTGGAAGATTCAGAGTGGCTTACGTCCTGGCTTTCCGCCCATGGACTGCCTGCCATCCCCGACCCGGACTCCGCACAATTGCATGAGCTCAAGAAGCTGCGCGGCTGTCTTTTTGATGCGGTCCGGGAAATTGTGGATGGGAAAGAGCCTGCTCTGCTGCCGGAGCGCTTGAACCCCTACATGGCTGCTGGACCTGTGATGCGGCGGGCGGCTACGGACGAAGAAGGACGGATTAAGGTGGCGCTGCTGCCGCTGCGGGCCGATTGGGAGCAGGTGATGGCGGAAATCGCCGCCTCTTTTGCCTCGGCTCTGGCGGAAAAAGAAGAGTCGAGATTTCGCATATGCGACAATCCCGACTGTCTTTGGGTCTACTATGACGATACGCGCAACCGTTCCAAGCGCTACTGCGACGATAAAGCCTGCGGCAACCTGATGAAGGTCCGAAGGTTCCGGGCCCGGAAGAAAGCGGAGCAGTAA
- a CDS encoding DinB family protein, translated as MQNKISEVLLQNWDYAMDQEDWAPPLRDALDGVNSEQALWKPQGEAANSIWETVNHLTYYKDRLLRKLKGLPKLPNLESNDATFTVSESGEEAWGQAVSRLKKTHADLREVIEALGEGAYDWGGSGHAPGEEVMSLILHDAYHTGQIVLVRKLQGSWPSKRSFG; from the coding sequence ATGCAAAACAAAATTAGTGAGGTTCTGCTCCAAAACTGGGATTATGCGATGGATCAGGAGGACTGGGCGCCGCCGCTGAGGGATGCGCTGGATGGCGTTAACAGCGAACAGGCGCTATGGAAGCCGCAGGGAGAAGCCGCCAACTCGATTTGGGAGACGGTCAATCATCTCACTTATTATAAGGACCGGCTGCTGCGGAAGCTGAAGGGTCTGCCCAAGCTGCCAAATTTGGAGAGCAACGACGCTACGTTTACGGTGTCGGAAAGCGGTGAAGAAGCTTGGGGGCAGGCTGTTTCCCGCCTCAAAAAAACCCATGCCGATCTGCGTGAAGTTATCGAGGCGCTGGGGGAAGGTGCGTACGATTGGGGAGGCTCGGGGCATGCTCCCGGAGAGGAGGTCATGAGCCTTATCCTGCATGATGCCTATCATACGGGACAAATTGTGCTGGTCCGCAAGCTGCAGGGCTCCTGGCCGTCCAAACGAAGCTTCGGTTAG
- the cmpA gene encoding cortex morphogenetic protein CmpA — protein MPQWLSHQLMKAYYKKDRRQIKLLNECWFFYRDSAVKR, from the coding sequence TTGCCGCAGTGGCTCAGCCATCAGCTGATGAAAGCTTATTACAAAAAAGACCGGCGACAAATCAAGCTGCTGAACGAATGCTGGTTCTTCTACCGGGATTCCGCAGTCAAGCGTTAA
- a CDS encoding hydrolase/acyltransferase yields the protein MPKMRYVILQQNQELQFVEMPEDYAYQLSALNLRLNKEIDKLTAENVPDLPLAVAECDSLELLREQYSLESGLDYINRLERAFASIQEQNYPLISLLTEIRALQAQLEQWYEEENLIL from the coding sequence ATGCCGAAAATGCGGTATGTAATTTTGCAGCAAAATCAGGAGCTTCAATTCGTGGAAATGCCGGAGGATTACGCGTATCAGCTCAGTGCGCTCAATCTTAGACTGAATAAGGAGATCGACAAGCTGACGGCCGAGAATGTGCCCGATCTGCCGCTTGCGGTGGCTGAATGCGATTCCCTGGAGCTGCTTCGCGAGCAGTATTCGCTGGAATCCGGACTCGATTATATCAACCGGCTGGAGCGGGCTTTCGCCTCCATTCAGGAGCAGAACTATCCGCTTATTTCCCTGCTGACGGAAATCCGGGCGCTGCAGGCGCAGCTTGAGCAGTGGTATGAAGAAGAAAATCTTATATTGTGA
- a CDS encoding SprT family protein has translation MTNEELQRWIERVSRESFGLPFRHKASFNGRLSSTGGRYFMKSHNIEINPHQLAAYGPEETEKIIKHELCHYHLHLAKRGYRHRDADFKALLARVGGSRYCQNLPGAKARKPLPYRYKLICKQCSTEYLRKRKVNPQRYRCGNCAGPLQLAAIEGAEPKGKQ, from the coding sequence ATGACCAACGAAGAACTGCAGCGCTGGATTGAGCGGGTGTCGCGGGAAAGCTTCGGATTGCCTTTTCGCCATAAAGCGTCGTTTAACGGCAGGCTGTCCTCCACGGGAGGACGCTATTTTATGAAGAGTCATAACATAGAGATCAATCCCCACCAGCTTGCGGCGTACGGACCAGAAGAAACGGAGAAGATCATCAAGCATGAACTCTGCCACTACCATCTCCATCTGGCAAAAAGAGGGTACCGGCACCGCGACGCCGACTTCAAGGCGCTGCTCGCCCGGGTGGGAGGAAGCCGGTACTGTCAGAACCTTCCCGGAGCGAAGGCGAGAAAGCCGCTGCCTTACCGCTACAAGCTTATTTGCAAGCAGTGCAGCACGGAGTATCTCCGCAAGCGCAAGGTGAATCCGCAGCGCTACCGCTGCGGGAATTGCGCCGGACCGCTCCAGCTTGCGGCTATTGAAGGTGCCGAGCCTAAAGGGAAGCAATAG
- a CDS encoding Lrp/AsnC family transcriptional regulator — protein sequence MMGQEHIDETDLLILRQLIHDSTLSHKEIGMTVHMTGQAVGARIRRLRELGVITGYSVGWNPEKLGLHVHALITVFLNSGGAHRTFLQFVEAEEEIEEAHRVSGEGCYWMRARTQSPERLNALLDRLLKYGNYKVSLAIGQIK from the coding sequence ATGATGGGCCAAGAGCATATAGACGAGACCGATCTGCTCATTCTGCGGCAGCTGATACACGACTCCACACTTAGCCATAAGGAGATCGGCATGACGGTTCATATGACGGGGCAGGCTGTGGGGGCGCGTATTCGCAGGCTGCGGGAACTGGGCGTCATTACGGGATATTCGGTCGGTTGGAATCCGGAAAAGCTGGGACTTCACGTACACGCCTTGATAACCGTATTCTTAAATTCAGGCGGCGCCCACCGGACATTCCTGCAGTTCGTTGAAGCCGAGGAAGAGATTGAAGAGGCTCACCGTGTCAGCGGCGAGGGCTGTTATTGGATGAGGGCGCGCACGCAAAGTCCGGAACGGCTTAACGCTCTGCTCGACCGGCTGCTCAAGTATGGCAACTATAAGGTAAGCCTCGCCATCGGCCAGATCAAATAG